CCGCCCGTGGGGGTGTTTGCCATTGCTGTTGCCACTGCCATTGCGAGTAGCAAGATGATTAATTTGAGTTTGTTCCGTTTCATTTTATCTTCTCCTTTTTGTTTCTTCTGCCAAAAGAGGTATTACGATTTTCGATACCGACTTCTTATGGAATTGCTGACTTTTTCGTAATCCGGATAGAAAAAGCCCTCGTTAATATCCATTTTTTCAAGTTCTTTTAAGATGCCTTTCTTTGAACCCGCCGGAATGATTATCGGATTCAAAAGCCATTCTTCAGGGAAAGTAGCCCATTTGCTTTTATCTTTTCCGCCTTCTATTCCAAACAAAAAGAAATATCCGCATTGGCAGTTAATTCTTTCGTTATTCATATTGGGACGCAAACAAAAAACGGAACTAATATGCTTCGGTTTAACCATAGAATACTGCGTTATGCTTTCCGGTTGAATGTCCCAACAAAGCTGTTTAATGCTTTCTTGCTTATTAAATTCTTCAATCGACAACGACAAATCGTAGCCACCTCGTAAATCAAACGGCTGCCTTGCTAAATTAGAAACTATTTTAATTCTGTCGCTGTCGCAAAAATAAATTTCTTTTCTAGGAACGGAATAAAAATACACGACTCCATCTTCACCTGTTCCATCTTCTTTTCCATCGTCATAGCAAGCAAAAAACAATGAAACAAGCAAATTTTTTGTTATGTCCATAATTCGTGTCGGAAATCTGTAATGCTGCATTAAAATAAGCTTTTCAATTGTTGTTTTTTGTGCAAGCATTTCGTTCGGAAAACGAGCAACGGTTTCTCTGAAAATCTTGTGTTCGTTTTCAATATGTCCTTTTTCGTAATGAATAGATGGGCAATGTCGTGTTTTTTCCGGATAAATAACCCTTACCCCACGATGAAAAACCTCGTTATCCTCGCCTTGATTAAGGCGAAAGCGAAAACTTTTCTCGAAAAACTCGCCTACAGAATTTGCTTCAAGTTTCATTTTGTCCTCACTTGATTTTTTTGCAGGTTTTAATATAAGTTTCAAGAAGAAATGCGCTTTTTACAAGTTCATTTTCAACCGATACCTCTTCTAATTGCTTACAATTCGTAATAACCTTGCTGTAATCATCAACATTCGAAGCAATCATTCCGCGTAATTCGTTTGCAAACACATCTTTTTTGCCAAGTTTTTCGCAATCAAAAATTGCGCGTTCGTAGTTTCCGCTTAAGTAATAAGCAAATGCACGAATGCGGCGAAATTCATTACTTTTTTCTTTTGCTTTATCTCCTCTTGCCAATGCCTCTTTTTCTTCAGCTTCTTTTTTTGCTTTTTCAGCTTCTTTTTTTGCTTTTTCAGCTTCTTCTTTTGCTTTTTCAGCTTCTTCTTTTGCTGTTGCCGCTTCTTCTAGTGCTGCAACCAATGCTTTTGAAGCATCTTCTATCACGTCTTTGTAGTTATTTTCGTTGTGCTCTTTGCTCCGCAAAAACAATTTGGCAAATGCGCTATGAAAATCTCCGCCAGCTTTAGCAATAATGCTGTCCCAATCTTTTTCTTCCCACAATTTAATCAAAGTACTCATACCTAAAACTCCTTAAATCCCTCTAAATTTTATTTAACCTTTGCCGAAATCGGAGAGAAATACAATCTCTGCAAGGTTTTGCGCCATTGTAGCGCTTTTTCTAATTCCTTTTTTCAAACCCAAACATCCGAACAGCAAGTGTTATAATTGCGGAGAGAACGCCACACGGAAGCCGCCGCTGCCCCACCCGGAGTCGGGAACGCTGTGGCTACGAAGAGCAACGCGAGCGATAGCCGCATAGTTGCCCCAATTGCTGCCGCGTATCACGCGATGAGAGCCGCTCCATATAGAATTCGTCCATTCCCACACATTTCCGCTCATATCATATATTCCTAACTCATTTGGGCTCAAACCTCCGACAGGGTGAGTTTGACCTCCGCTGTTTTGGTTGTGCCAAGCAACTTCATTCGCTGTATTACTACCAGCCCAAATATAATCCACTCCTCCGTTATTCCCTTGTCGCTGATTTCCACCACGTGCCGCAAACTCCCATTCGTATTCCGTCGGTAATCTTGCTCCGATCCGTGCT
The Chitinivibrionia bacterium genome window above contains:
- a CDS encoding FRG domain-containing protein, with the translated sequence MKLEANSVGEFFEKSFRFRLNQGEDNEVFHRGVRVIYPEKTRHCPSIHYEKGHIENEHKIFRETVARFPNEMLAQKTTIEKLILMQHYRFPTRIMDITKNLLVSLFFACYDDGKEDGTGEDGVVYFYSVPRKEIYFCDSDRIKIVSNLARQPFDLRGGYDLSLSIEEFNKQESIKQLCWDIQPESITQYSMVKPKHISSVFCLRPNMNNERINCQCGYFFLFGIEGGKDKSKWATFPEEWLLNPIIIPAGSKKGILKELEKMDINEGFFYPDYEKVSNSIRSRYRKS